AATATTCCAGCGCGTATTTGGACTCATTCCGGATCCGGAACAACAGTGAATTTCTAGCTGTTGCCCAGGTATTCCAGCATTGAGTCCGGATTTACATCGTTCGTAGAATCATTTTAATATTTAAACGGATACTACTTTTTATTCCGCTTATCACCGACCTCATGGCCTACGACGCCACCGACCGCCGCACCGCCGACCGTCCCGAGAGCACTGCCCCCCGTAAGGATGGCGCCGCCGACAGCACCGGCACCCGCACCGATCGCCGTGTTTCTATCCTGTGCCGACATTCCTGCGCAGCCTATTAAACCGGCTATCACTGCTAGGGTCACAGCACTGGCTGTAATTGTTCGCATCATTTTCATTGCAGCACCTTATCGTCGAATATCGAGATATAGGGAATTCCTATACGCATCAAACTTATTTGTTACCTTTGACAGCGGCACTGAGTGTGTTCCAGGCGCTTTCCGCACCGCTCTTCATATGTTCCCAGGCTTCCTCGCTCGCTTCGCT
The DNA window shown above is from Nitrosomonas sp. Is35 and carries:
- a CDS encoding glycine zipper 2TM domain-containing protein, with the translated sequence MMRTITASAVTLAVIAGLIGCAGMSAQDRNTAIGAGAGAVGGAILTGGSALGTVGGAAVGGVVGHEVGDKRNKK